From Blastochloris viridis, one genomic window encodes:
- the menB gene encoding 1,4-dihydroxy-2-naphthoyl-CoA synthase — protein MTDVTWTLCDNGYTDIVYDKAEGIARVTINRPEVRNAFRPQTVQEMLHAFSDARDDGDIGVVILRGAGDLAFCSGGDQRVRGEGGYVGDDGVPRLNVLDLQRLIRTLPKPVIASVAGYAIGGGHVLHLICDLTIAADNARFGQTGPRVGSFDGGYGASYMARIVGQKKAREIWFLCRQYDAKQALEMGLVNTVVPLAELEAETVKWAREMLANSPTALRFLKAALNADCDGQAGLQELAGSATLLFYLSEEGKEGKRAFLEKRPPDFKQFKRFP, from the coding sequence ATGACCGACGTCACCTGGACCCTTTGCGACAACGGCTACACCGACATCGTCTATGACAAGGCCGAGGGCATCGCCCGCGTCACCATCAACCGTCCCGAGGTGCGCAACGCCTTCCGGCCGCAAACGGTGCAGGAGATGCTGCACGCCTTCTCCGACGCCCGCGACGATGGCGACATCGGCGTCGTCATCCTGCGCGGCGCCGGCGACCTCGCCTTCTGCTCGGGCGGCGATCAGCGCGTGCGCGGCGAGGGCGGCTATGTCGGCGACGACGGCGTGCCCCGCCTCAACGTGCTCGACCTGCAGCGGCTGATCCGCACCCTGCCCAAGCCGGTGATCGCCTCGGTGGCCGGCTACGCCATCGGCGGCGGCCACGTGCTGCACCTGATCTGCGACCTCACCATTGCCGCCGACAATGCCCGCTTCGGCCAGACCGGCCCGCGAGTCGGCTCGTTCGACGGTGGCTATGGCGCCAGCTACATGGCGCGCATCGTCGGCCAGAAGAAGGCCCGCGAGATCTGGTTCCTGTGCCGGCAGTACGACGCCAAGCAAGCGCTGGAGATGGGCCTCGTCAACACCGTGGTGCCGCTGGCCGAGCTGGAGGCGGAAACCGTCAAGTGGGCGCGGGAGATGCTCGCCAATTCGCCGACCGCCCTGCGTTTCCTGAAAGCGGCGCTGAATGCCGACTGCGACGGCCAAGCCGGCTTACAGGAGCTTGCCGGCAGCGCCACGCTGCTGTTCTACCTCTCCGAGGAAGGCAAGGAGGGCAAGCGCGCCTTCCTGGAAAAGCGCCCGCCGGACTTCAAGCAGTTCAAGCGCTTTCCCTGA
- a CDS encoding alpha/beta fold hydrolase: MTPGHHPGALHPAKGAGGPPLVLLHGFLGTPAAWEAVLDAMPDHGAAWCPWLPGHGPAAPHPGSFEATAAWIAESLPAGAILAGYSLGARLALGAALHRPGAARATVLLGGHVGLSDPAERAQRAELDAARASTLKRDLEAFVDAWEALPLFASQHRLPAETLAKQRSARLAHDPDRLAWAFEVAGLAHMPDYRAAIAATCRPLCFLTGARDTRFSALAAAVVRPPFVTHGIVADAGHNLLLEAPAAVAAALGPWMETQ; encoded by the coding sequence GTGACCCCCGGCCATCACCCCGGCGCGCTCCATCCGGCCAAGGGTGCCGGCGGCCCGCCGCTGGTGCTGCTGCACGGCTTCCTCGGCACCCCGGCAGCATGGGAGGCGGTGCTGGACGCGATGCCCGATCACGGCGCGGCGTGGTGCCCGTGGCTGCCCGGCCACGGCCCGGCTGCGCCACACCCCGGCAGCTTCGAAGCCACCGCGGCGTGGATCGCCGAATCGCTGCCGGCCGGCGCCATTCTCGCCGGCTATTCGCTCGGCGCCCGCCTCGCGCTCGGGGCGGCGCTGCATCGGCCCGGCGCCGCCCGCGCCACCGTTCTGCTCGGTGGCCATGTCGGCCTGTCCGATCCGGCCGAGCGGGCGCAGCGTGCCGAGCTCGACGCCGCGCGCGCCAGCACCCTCAAGCGCGACCTCGAAGCCTTCGTCGACGCATGGGAGGCGCTGCCGCTGTTCGCCAGCCAGCACCGCCTGCCGGCCGAGACGCTGGCGAAGCAGCGTTCGGCCCGGCTGGCGCACGACCCGGACCGCCTCGCCTGGGCGTTCGAGGTCGCCGGCCTCGCCCACATGCCCGACTATCGCGCCGCCATCGCCGCAACCTGCCGGCCCTTGTGCTTTCTCACCGGGGCGCGCGATACACGGTTTTCCGCGCTTGCCGCTGCTGTCGTCCGGCCGCCGTTCGTGACGCATGGAATCGTTGCCGACGCCGGCCATAACCTGCTGCTGGAGGCACCCGCCGCGGTCGCCGCCGCTCTCGGCCCCTGGATGGAAACACAATGA
- the menD gene encoding 2-succinyl-5-enolpyruvyl-6-hydroxy-3-cyclohexene-1-carboxylic-acid synthase: MSDLHTAWARLFARSLAHSGVGHAVISPGSRSTPLALALARVLAVTVLHDERAAAFFALGQGRASGRPSVVLATSGTAPGHWLPAAMEAREAGIPLLLLSADRPWEVQDAQASQTTDQTRLFGSNARAFFDLGVPDPHPAALAAVPRIAAQAVLATRYPLAGAVHVNARFRKPLEPQPSGGDEPWRPRYDAIAKAGAPRLIPPRPAPAPEAVALLVETVRAAPRGVVVAGPLPAPDAPALRKAVARFVKASGYVLLAEATSQLRFGLETRMVGAFDALLRAPELRAALHPDLAIEIGAPAVSGQWLAWISGVDAPARIVLPGERPADPVGGARAMLLGPIAALLEAAAAELEAPPPASRYAETWRTAEAAAWTARQRAAAGRATGALHEHEVAPILCAALPAGGVLMVGNSNPVRDLDHDVPPGPTPLAVLHQRGAAGIDGLIAGAAGARTVLEGPLTVLLGDVAALHDAGGLAAAAAVKGPLAIVVIHNDGGRIFERLPLGRDPALAEDCETLFVAGHGRAFDGLAATFGLGYARVDTPDALGGALNEALAADRPMLIEARVAAGGSAARAALLAAMAKAGAAALDAPR; encoded by the coding sequence GTGAGCGACCTCCACACCGCCTGGGCGCGGCTGTTCGCCCGGTCGCTGGCCCACAGCGGCGTCGGCCATGCCGTGATCAGCCCCGGCTCGCGTTCGACCCCGCTGGCGTTGGCGTTGGCGCGGGTGCTTGCGGTCACCGTGCTGCACGACGAGCGCGCCGCCGCCTTCTTCGCCCTCGGCCAGGGCCGCGCCAGCGGCCGGCCCTCGGTGGTGCTGGCCACCAGCGGCACGGCGCCCGGCCACTGGCTGCCGGCGGCGATGGAGGCGCGCGAAGCCGGCATCCCGCTATTGCTGCTCTCGGCCGACCGGCCGTGGGAGGTCCAGGACGCGCAAGCCTCGCAGACGACCGACCAGACCCGCCTGTTCGGCTCCAACGCCCGCGCCTTCTTCGATCTTGGCGTGCCGGACCCGCACCCCGCCGCCTTGGCCGCGGTGCCACGCATCGCCGCCCAGGCGGTGCTGGCGACGCGCTACCCGCTGGCTGGCGCGGTCCACGTCAACGCCCGCTTCCGCAAGCCGCTGGAGCCGCAGCCCTCAGGCGGCGACGAGCCGTGGCGACCGCGCTATGACGCCATCGCCAAAGCCGGCGCGCCGCGGCTGATCCCGCCGCGGCCGGCGCCCGCCCCCGAAGCGGTGGCGCTGCTGGTCGAGACGGTGCGCGCCGCCCCGCGCGGGGTGGTGGTGGCCGGGCCGCTGCCGGCGCCGGACGCGCCCGCCTTGCGCAAAGCCGTGGCGCGGTTCGTCAAAGCCAGCGGCTACGTGCTGCTGGCCGAGGCCACCAGCCAGCTGCGATTCGGGCTTGAAACCCGCATGGTCGGCGCCTTCGACGCTTTGCTGCGGGCGCCGGAGCTGCGGGCCGCGCTGCACCCCGACCTCGCCATCGAGATCGGCGCCCCGGCAGTGTCCGGGCAATGGCTGGCGTGGATCAGCGGAGTTGACGCGCCGGCCCGCATCGTGCTGCCCGGCGAGCGCCCGGCCGATCCGGTCGGCGGCGCCCGCGCCATGCTGCTCGGCCCCATCGCCGCGCTGCTGGAGGCCGCCGCGGCAGAACTTGAAGCGCCCCCCCCCGCCAGCCGCTACGCCGAGACGTGGCGAACCGCCGAGGCCGCCGCCTGGACCGCGCGCCAGCGCGCCGCCGCGGGCCGCGCGACCGGCGCGCTGCACGAGCACGAGGTTGCCCCCATCCTGTGCGCGGCGCTGCCGGCCGGCGGCGTGCTGATGGTCGGCAACTCCAACCCGGTGCGCGACCTCGACCACGATGTGCCACCGGGGCCGACACCGCTGGCGGTGCTGCACCAGCGCGGCGCCGCCGGCATCGACGGGCTGATCGCCGGCGCCGCCGGCGCCCGCACCGTGCTGGAAGGCCCGCTCACCGTGCTGCTCGGCGACGTCGCCGCGCTGCACGACGCCGGTGGGCTCGCTGCTGCCGCCGCCGTCAAGGGACCGCTGGCGATCGTGGTCATCCACAATGACGGCGGCCGCATCTTCGAGCGCCTGCCGCTCGGCCGCGACCCGGCGCTGGCCGAGGACTGCGAAACGCTGTTCGTCGCCGGCCACGGCCGCGCCTTCGATGGCCTCGCCGCCACCTTCGGCCTCGGCTATGCCCGCGTCGACACCCCCGACGCCCTCGGTGGAGCGCTGAACGAAGCGCTGGCCGCCGACCGGCCGATGCTGATCGAGGCCCGCGTCGCGGCGGGTGGCAGCGCCGCCCGTGCCGCGCTGCTCGCCGCCATGGCCAAAGCCGGCGCTGCCGCGTTGGACGCGCCACGGTGA
- a CDS encoding isochorismate synthase, whose product MKLALSSEFPLALCSAAVEIAPLPPERLLALAAEPAAAFLAPGGDAWVGLGAARWLGGDFEDTAALWAGVADDSPGAPAPVALGALPFRLGETPDALWRGLVPGGVILPERLYIQQDGRAWLRLTLPAREAGALPHRLARGAAALAALPAIEAEPLPGLTELDEGDAPQRYAQAVTEAVTRIRAGELDKVVLARRMRVAFDTAPAPAAVLRRLSERHPGAVRYAWRYAGKVWLGATPESLVRQDGRRLSTEALAGTRTPERAAELLASAKERLEHAIVVDAVRNAIAPLVHALPPPAAPVIRQLRGLAHLHTPIEATLREDADFLALVRALHPTPAVCGLPTDRAATLLAALEPQPRGLYAGPVLRMAADGSGHAVVALRGAVLDGRFAVVPAGAGIVDGSDGEEELAETRTKQRTVLDALRGNS is encoded by the coding sequence ATGAAACTCGCTCTTTCGTCGGAGTTTCCGCTGGCGCTGTGCAGCGCGGCGGTGGAAATCGCCCCGCTGCCGCCCGAGCGGCTGTTGGCGCTGGCTGCCGAGCCGGCCGCCGCCTTCCTGGCGCCCGGCGGCGATGCCTGGGTCGGGCTCGGCGCGGCGCGCTGGCTGGGCGGCGACTTTGAGGACACCGCCGCCCTTTGGGCGGGGGTGGCCGACGACAGCCCCGGCGCGCCAGCCCCGGTGGCGCTCGGCGCCCTGCCGTTCCGGCTCGGCGAAACGCCCGATGCGCTGTGGCGCGGCCTGGTGCCCGGCGGGGTGATTCTGCCGGAACGGCTCTACATTCAGCAGGACGGTCGGGCCTGGTTGCGGCTGACGCTGCCGGCGCGCGAAGCCGGCGCGCTGCCGCACCGGCTGGCCCGCGGCGCCGCGGCGCTGGCGGCGCTGCCGGCGATCGAGGCCGAACCGCTGCCAGGCCTGACGGAACTGGACGAGGGCGATGCGCCACAGCGTTACGCGCAGGCCGTAACTGAGGCGGTAACCCGAATCCGCGCCGGCGAGCTGGACAAGGTCGTGCTCGCCCGCCGCATGCGCGTGGCGTTCGACACTGCGCCGGCACCGGCGGCAGTGCTCCGGCGGCTGTCCGAGCGGCATCCCGGCGCCGTGCGCTACGCCTGGCGTTACGCCGGCAAGGTCTGGCTTGGCGCCACCCCGGAATCGCTGGTGCGCCAGGATGGCCGCCGCCTCAGCACCGAAGCGTTGGCGGGCACCCGCACGCCCGAGCGCGCCGCCGAGCTGCTGGCCTCGGCCAAGGAACGGCTCGAGCACGCCATCGTAGTCGACGCCGTCCGCAACGCCATCGCACCGCTGGTCCACGCCTTGCCGCCACCGGCCGCGCCGGTGATCCGGCAGTTGCGCGGTCTCGCCCACCTCCACACCCCGATCGAGGCGACGCTGCGGGAGGATGCCGATTTCCTCGCTTTGGTCAGGGCACTGCACCCGACCCCGGCGGTGTGCGGCCTGCCGACCGACCGCGCCGCAACGCTGCTCGCCGCGCTCGAGCCGCAGCCGCGCGGGCTCTACGCCGGTCCGGTGCTGCGCATGGCGGCGGACGGCTCGGGCCACGCCGTGGTGGCATTGCGCGGCGCGGTGCTCGACGGCCGCTTCGCCGTGGTGCCGGCCGGCGCCGGCATCGTCGACGGCTCCGACGGCGAGGAGGAGTTGGCCGAGACCCGCACCAAGCAGCGCACCGTGCTGGATGCACTCCGGGGCAATTCGTGA
- a CDS encoding glycosyltransferase family 4 protein, producing the protein MSAPRLVYLVTEDWYFISHRMPMARAAKAAGYEVHVVTRVDRHGAAIEAEGFILHPTDLRRGSIRPHHLLAAVAAVRARYRDIRPALAHHVALQSVVVGSLAAIGLSIPAVNALTGLGAMFTAQHGVARSLTAWLLLKLLPLLLTGNRSLVLVQNPDDRDAVERLGVKAGRVAMVPGSGVDVDWLQPSPEPAGPVTVAYVGRMLDDKGVRTLIEAHRKLRASGQAPRLLLAGQPDPSNPASIPAAEVEGWAREPGVEWLGHVSDIRTVWKRAHIGVLASRREGLPLSLLEAAACGRALIATDTPGCREVARHGVNALTFPVDDADALAAAIQRLAGDPGLRAAFAAESRRLAVEVFAAERIGRDIVELYQTVSRLPELG; encoded by the coding sequence ATGTCCGCGCCCCGTCTCGTCTATCTCGTCACCGAGGATTGGTACTTCATCTCGCACCGGATGCCGATGGCCCGTGCGGCCAAGGCGGCCGGCTATGAAGTCCATGTCGTGACCCGGGTCGATCGCCACGGCGCTGCGATCGAGGCGGAAGGATTCATCCTGCACCCGACCGACTTGAGGCGGGGCAGCATCCGGCCGCATCACCTGCTGGCCGCGGTGGCGGCAGTGCGGGCGCGCTATCGCGACATTCGCCCGGCGCTCGCCCATCATGTTGCGCTGCAGTCGGTGGTGGTGGGGTCCTTGGCGGCGATCGGGCTGTCGATCCCGGCGGTGAACGCGCTCACCGGGCTGGGCGCGATGTTCACCGCGCAGCACGGGGTGGCGCGCAGCCTGACCGCCTGGCTGCTGCTCAAGCTGCTGCCCCTGCTGCTGACCGGGAACCGGTCGCTCGTGCTGGTGCAGAATCCGGACGACCGCGACGCAGTCGAGCGGCTTGGCGTCAAGGCCGGACGCGTCGCCATGGTGCCGGGGTCGGGGGTCGACGTCGACTGGCTGCAACCCTCGCCGGAACCGGCGGGGCCGGTCACCGTCGCCTATGTCGGCCGCATGCTCGACGACAAGGGCGTGCGTACATTGATCGAAGCCCACCGCAAGCTGCGCGCCAGCGGCCAGGCGCCGCGCCTGCTGCTGGCCGGCCAGCCGGACCCCTCCAACCCCGCCAGCATCCCGGCGGCGGAGGTCGAAGGCTGGGCGCGCGAGCCGGGGGTGGAATGGCTCGGCCACGTGTCCGACATCCGCACGGTGTGGAAACGGGCGCACATCGGGGTGTTGGCCTCCCGCCGCGAGGGGTTGCCGCTGAGCCTCCTGGAGGCGGCGGCGTGCGGCCGGGCGCTGATCGCGACCGACACGCCGGGCTGTCGCGAGGTCGCCCGCCACGGCGTCAACGCATTGACCTTTCCGGTCGACGATGCCGACGCCCTGGCTGCCGCGATCCAGCGTCTTGCCGGCGATCCCGGCCTGCGCGCCGCTTTTGCGGCCGAGAGTCGCCGTCTCGCCGTTGAGGTGTTCGCGGCCGAGCGGATCGGCCGCGATATCGTGGAACTGTACCAGACAGTGTCCCGGCTCCCCGAGCTTGGTTGA
- a CDS encoding nucleotide sugar dehydrogenase — protein sequence MVSTGPAAPSHGRRIGVVGLGYVGLPVAIAFGRAGHTTVGFDIDPARVDELRAGCDRTREVEAADLAAARIRFTTRPDELGACDFFIVTVPTPIDEARRPDLTALAKASETVGRVLKTGDIVVYESTVYPGATEEHCLPILERVSGLKAPADFTVGYSPERINPGDRTHRFETIRKVVSGQDAATLDVVSAVYGSVVTAGVHRASCIKVAEAAKVIENTQRDLNIALMNELSVIFHHLDIDTGEVLAAAGTKWNFLPFTPGLVGGHCIGVDPYYLTHRAEIAGYRPEVILAGRRINDGVGGRVAQECARLLMRRGVAGGRVVVLGLTFKENVPDLRNSKVVDIVRGLQQFGLKVDVHDPFADAAAAHAEYGIQLKSFADLQPADAVVLAVAHEAFAAKQWPLVLGLLRDRRGVVMDVKWCLDPAAKPEGVELWRL from the coding sequence ATGGTATCAACAGGGCCGGCAGCGCCGTCTCACGGACGGCGCATCGGCGTCGTCGGCCTTGGGTATGTCGGTCTGCCGGTGGCGATCGCGTTCGGACGCGCCGGGCACACCACCGTCGGTTTCGATATCGACCCGGCGCGAGTCGACGAGCTCCGGGCCGGCTGCGACCGTACTCGCGAGGTCGAGGCCGCCGACCTCGCCGCCGCCCGGATACGATTCACCACCCGCCCGGACGAGCTCGGGGCCTGCGACTTCTTCATCGTCACGGTGCCGACGCCAATCGATGAGGCGCGCCGTCCGGACCTGACGGCGCTGGCCAAGGCCTCCGAGACGGTCGGGCGCGTGCTGAAGACGGGCGACATCGTCGTCTACGAGTCGACGGTCTACCCCGGCGCCACCGAGGAGCATTGCCTGCCGATCCTGGAGCGGGTGTCGGGATTGAAGGCGCCGGCCGACTTCACGGTCGGCTACAGCCCGGAGCGGATCAATCCGGGCGATCGGACGCACCGCTTCGAGACCATCAGGAAGGTGGTGTCGGGCCAGGATGCCGCGACGCTCGACGTGGTCAGCGCGGTCTACGGCTCGGTGGTCACCGCCGGGGTGCACCGCGCCTCCTGCATCAAGGTCGCCGAGGCCGCCAAGGTGATCGAGAACACCCAGCGCGACCTCAACATTGCGTTGATGAACGAGCTGTCGGTGATCTTCCATCACCTCGACATCGACACCGGCGAGGTGCTGGCCGCGGCCGGCACCAAGTGGAACTTCCTGCCGTTCACGCCGGGGCTGGTCGGCGGCCACTGCATCGGCGTCGACCCCTACTACCTCACCCACCGTGCCGAGATTGCCGGCTACCGGCCCGAGGTGATCCTGGCCGGGCGCCGCATCAATGACGGCGTCGGCGGCAGGGTGGCGCAGGAATGCGCCCGGCTGCTGATGCGCCGCGGCGTGGCGGGTGGCCGGGTGGTCGTGCTCGGGCTCACCTTCAAGGAAAACGTACCGGACCTGCGCAATTCGAAGGTGGTCGACATCGTCCGCGGCCTGCAGCAGTTCGGGCTTAAGGTCGACGTGCACGATCCCTTCGCCGACGCCGCGGCGGCGCATGCCGAATACGGCATCCAGCTCAAATCGTTCGCCGACCTCCAGCCCGCCGATGCCGTGGTGCTGGCGGTGGCGCACGAGGCATTCGCGGCCAAGCAGTGGCCGCTGGTGCTCGGCTTGTTGCGCGACCGCCGGGGCGTGGTGATGGACGTCAAATGGTGCCTCGATCCGGCAGCAAAGCCGGAGGGCGTCGAACTGTGGCGGTTGTGA
- a CDS encoding O-antigen ligase family protein produces the protein MANPAAVAAVVLLGIVAPGLLILASQSTQVTAPAGFVLAAAALAADGRGPELGRSIRAGAATPLGIAFCLLMGWIAVSALWAPRPLYSLGVAGQIALVAATAAVGLAAVPAAAVARAGLWLAAGVTLAAVLAAVELRLDAPLRTLTGAMLSMSRLNHAVIAVAVLVWPAALALSARGWRWAAAGLYALVVAVTLVSVAQASVLGILAGTVAFALAWLLGRAAVWLVTAAMVALVAATPVLMERAGDLIPGALHSVLKASAWERVQIWHRFAEAVSDRWLAGYGLQASRHLAEVRPIELLPAETFNPLTAGHTHNAVLQVWVELGAVGAALLAVVLVLVGRLVAALPGATRAFALAAFASLFAVAYVSHGAWQVWWLATIALVAVWMRVTVREAGSVQAGSPSR, from the coding sequence TTGGCGAATCCGGCGGCGGTGGCGGCGGTCGTTCTGCTCGGCATCGTTGCGCCCGGCCTGCTGATCCTCGCCAGCCAGTCGACCCAAGTCACCGCGCCGGCCGGTTTCGTGCTCGCCGCTGCGGCGCTGGCCGCCGACGGCCGCGGCCCCGAACTCGGCCGGTCGATCCGCGCCGGGGCGGCGACCCCGCTCGGCATCGCGTTCTGCCTTCTGATGGGCTGGATCGCCGTCAGCGCCCTGTGGGCGCCGCGCCCGCTCTACAGCCTCGGCGTCGCCGGCCAGATCGCGCTGGTGGCCGCCACCGCCGCGGTCGGGCTGGCCGCAGTCCCCGCGGCGGCCGTCGCGCGGGCCGGGCTGTGGCTGGCAGCCGGCGTGACGCTGGCCGCGGTGCTGGCGGCGGTCGAACTGCGGCTCGACGCGCCGCTCCGCACCCTGACCGGCGCGATGCTGTCGATGTCGCGGCTCAACCACGCGGTCATTGCGGTGGCGGTGTTGGTGTGGCCGGCGGCACTGGCGCTGTCGGCGCGCGGCTGGCGTTGGGCGGCCGCCGGGCTATACGCGCTGGTGGTCGCGGTCACGCTGGTGTCGGTGGCGCAGGCATCGGTGCTGGGGATCCTCGCCGGCACGGTGGCGTTCGCGCTGGCCTGGCTGCTCGGGCGCGCCGCGGTGTGGCTGGTGACCGCCGCCATGGTCGCGCTGGTGGCGGCGACGCCGGTGTTGATGGAGCGGGCCGGCGACCTCATCCCCGGTGCCCTCCACAGCGTGCTGAAGGCCAGCGCTTGGGAGCGCGTCCAGATCTGGCACCGCTTCGCCGAGGCGGTGTCCGACCGCTGGCTCGCCGGATACGGCCTTCAGGCCTCGCGCCATCTCGCCGAGGTGCGGCCGATCGAGCTTCTTCCCGCCGAAACCTTCAATCCGCTCACCGCCGGCCACACTCACAACGCCGTGTTGCAGGTGTGGGTCGAACTCGGCGCGGTCGGCGCGGCGTTGCTCGCGGTGGTGCTGGTGCTGGTCGGGCGGCTGGTCGCCGCTCTGCCCGGCGCCACGCGGGCCTTCGCGCTGGCCGCGTTCGCCAGCCTGTTCGCCGTCGCTTATGTCAGCCACGGCGCCTGGCAGGTGTGGTGGCTGGCGACGATCGCGCTGGTGGCAGTGTGGATGCGGGTGACGGTCCGCGAAGCCGGGTCGGTTCAGGCGGGAAGCCCGTCGCGATAG
- a CDS encoding NAD-dependent epimerase/dehydratase family protein, whose product MTILVTGAGGFIGRALAPALAAAGAQVRAAARHPAKLPSQPGVAAVALPDLAAAADWAPLLDGVTHVVHLAGIAHAMGGVADASYDAVNARATATLAEAAAARGAKLVFVSSVRAQSGPVADTVLTEADPPRPTDAYGRSKLAGEQAVAAASGRNVILRPVLVYGPGVRGNMGALIRLAMTPWPLPFGAFSSLRSLLALQTCVAAIGWALEAPRAEGETFLVADRAPIAFADLLATLRQGLGRGPGLVAVPPSWLLGALRLAGRGAAADRLGGTLVVSTDKLAAHGFCWPVDTRAALTATMRAYRDGLPA is encoded by the coding sequence ATGACCATTCTCGTCACCGGCGCCGGCGGCTTCATCGGCCGGGCGCTGGCCCCCGCGCTGGCGGCTGCGGGGGCGCAAGTCCGGGCGGCGGCCCGCCATCCCGCCAAGCTGCCGTCTCAGCCGGGTGTCGCCGCGGTCGCCCTGCCCGACCTCGCCGCTGCCGCCGACTGGGCGCCGCTGCTCGACGGCGTCACCCACGTGGTCCACCTTGCCGGCATCGCCCACGCCATGGGCGGCGTCGCCGACGCCTCCTATGACGCCGTCAACGCCCGCGCCACCGCCACGCTGGCCGAAGCGGCGGCGGCACGCGGCGCCAAGCTGGTGTTTGTCTCATCGGTGCGGGCGCAGTCCGGCCCGGTCGCCGACACCGTCCTCACCGAGGCCGATCCCCCCCGCCCGACCGACGCCTACGGCCGCTCCAAGCTGGCCGGCGAGCAGGCGGTCGCAGCGGCCAGCGGTCGCAACGTCATTTTGCGCCCGGTGCTGGTGTATGGCCCCGGCGTGCGCGGCAACATGGGCGCGCTGATCCGCCTTGCCATGACGCCGTGGCCGCTGCCGTTCGGCGCCTTCTCCAGCCTGCGCTCGCTGTTGGCGCTTCAAACCTGCGTCGCCGCCATCGGCTGGGCGCTGGAGGCGCCGCGCGCCGAGGGCGAGACCTTCCTGGTGGCGGACCGCGCGCCGATCGCATTCGCCGATCTGCTCGCCACCCTGCGTCAAGGGCTCGGCCGCGGTCCGGGCCTGGTGGCGGTGCCGCCGTCCTGGCTGCTCGGCGCGCTGCGCCTCGCCGGCCGGGGCGCCGCGGCCGACCGCCTCGGCGGCACGCTGGTGGTCTCGACCGACAAGCTTGCCGCCCACGGTTTTTGCTGGCCGGTGGACACCCGTGCCGCGCTCACCGCAACGATGCGGGCCTATCGCGACGGGCTTCCCGCCTGA
- a CDS encoding MraY family glycosyltransferase — protein sequence MLAGSVAVLGAVAALVCALAIAALHPLLVRYALARPNARSSHVTPTPQGAGAAVVAVVAVFGLAASVVLGLPGERLTMLFAAAVLLAAIGAADDIRPLPTLPRLAAQFMAVIAVVTTLPDGARVLPMLPELAERALITVAGVWFVNLTNFMDGLDWMTVAEFVPVTAALALIGVVSATDPETTLVAALLCGALLGFAPFNKPVAKVFLGDVGSLPIGLIAGWCLLSLAAAGGLAAAILLPMYYLADATLTLLRRLARGEKVWEAHRTHFYQRATANGFSVRAVVGRVFVLNLVLAALATLSLALPAPSLQAGLVAVGAVAVSAVLATFERTNAA from the coding sequence ATGCTTGCGGGAAGCGTCGCGGTGCTTGGTGCCGTGGCCGCCCTGGTCTGCGCGCTGGCCATCGCGGCGCTCCACCCACTGCTGGTGCGCTATGCCCTCGCCCGCCCCAACGCCCGCTCCAGCCACGTCACCCCGACACCACAGGGCGCCGGCGCCGCGGTGGTGGCGGTGGTGGCGGTGTTCGGCCTTGCCGCCAGCGTTGTGCTCGGCCTTCCCGGCGAGCGGCTGACCATGCTGTTCGCCGCCGCCGTGCTGCTGGCGGCGATCGGCGCCGCCGACGACATCCGGCCGCTGCCGACGCTGCCCCGCCTCGCCGCCCAGTTCATGGCGGTGATCGCGGTGGTGACGACGCTGCCGGACGGCGCCCGCGTGCTGCCGATGCTGCCGGAACTGGCCGAGCGGGCGCTGATCACCGTCGCCGGCGTGTGGTTCGTCAACCTCACCAATTTCATGGACGGCCTCGACTGGATGACGGTCGCCGAGTTCGTGCCGGTCACCGCGGCGCTGGCGCTGATCGGCGTCGTCAGCGCCACCGACCCGGAAACGACGCTGGTGGCGGCGCTGCTGTGCGGCGCGCTGCTCGGCTTTGCCCCGTTCAACAAGCCGGTGGCCAAGGTGTTTCTCGGCGACGTCGGCAGCCTGCCGATCGGGCTCATCGCCGGCTGGTGCCTCCTGAGCCTTGCCGCCGCCGGCGGGCTGGCGGCGGCGATCCTGCTGCCGATGTACTACCTCGCCGATGCAACCCTGACGCTGCTGCGGCGACTGGCCCGTGGCGAAAAAGTATGGGAAGCTCACCGCACTCACTTCTACCAGCGCGCGACCGCCAACGGCTTCAGCGTCCGGGCGGTGGTTGGTCGGGTGTTCGTGCTGAACCTGGTGCTGGCGGCGCTCGCCACCCTCAGCCTCGCCCTGCCGGCACCCTCGCTCCAGGCTGGCCTGGTTGCGGTCGGCGCGGTGGCCGTGAGCGCGGTGCTGGCGACCTTCGAGCGGACCAACGCGGCATGA